The Pyrus communis chromosome 5, drPyrComm1.1, whole genome shotgun sequence region TGGGGTAAAGTAACAATCCATTATTGGGTTTAAAGGGACTAAAGGTAAAGCTAGACTGATAGATATTTGCTTTCGCTACTTTTTCTACACACTAGTATATATAAGGTTCGTTTTTCCAAATTATTATTCTACCTTTTGGCTTTGTGACTGTACACACGTTCCACTTTAGTCTAATTTATATGTATTTTAGCTCAAGGAAGGGCCCCTGCAGGTTGAAATGTCCATCTTTTGAGAGACCTTTGGTCTTGCGTAGTCTTGTAGAGCTTTCATCACCACGCTTCAAAGGTTTTTTTGGAAGCGTTGAGCCAAAGTTCAGCACGACGTGCTGGAAAAACAGTTGTCTTAAATCAATTCTTCACCAACTAGTCTTAAAAAAATGTGCAGTTTCATGTCAATTATGTCACCGTCCAAAGTTACACTTCACCTTACAAAACCGCCTTGTAAGTGTCGGGACTTGAGAGTGTGAATCACACATCAAAATAATCAGATTGTATCTCTAATCATCAATAATGTTAGGTTGAATGTTCACATTTTAACATACTATCAAAACAGAATATGTTAGTCTTGATTCGAGGGAACTAAAACTTGTCAAACAGTTCAAGAGCCCAACCCAACTTAAGAAGTACCTCATTCAGGAGTTCTAGCTTAATGGGTCATGGCATTCCCCTAAACCCGAAGTTCTTTCCTTCCTAAAACAGGCCCATAATTACTGGATTTTAACAGAAGTCCATATGCCAAGTGGAAGAGCAGCAGATGAATCCAATGGCTCTGTTCATTGTCCTATTTGAGGCATGttcttctgtttttctttgtttgccaGAATTGAAAGGCAGAAGGagcttttttttcccctttcttttctcgttggttttttcttttattatagtGCTGCACGATAAAATGTTTCTGCTCACATATACATCATGTTCACTTAAGTTTGTGGGAGTCTACGTAGCTAAGCTAGCCAGTATGTCTACTGTTAAAGTCCCACATCAGTGGATCATGTTGGCATTTTCGTCAGTGATTGAATATGTGATAAAGATTCCAAATTCAAGCCAAATTGTCTTTCTCTGATTGCATGCATGCGCGCGTCAATATATATGTAAACCCTAACTCTATCATTTCGTTTCGGCAACTCTCGAACTAAATTGAATGCTTATGAGTTCTTGTTTCACATAAACTTCTGCTGTTTTCGGTATGTCCGTACGTTTATGTAACTACATGAATATAATGAACGATGGATACAAAAATGGCTGGACGTGCAGCTGTTGCTGTAGGAAGCCAAAGAAGttcgttgttgttgttgttgttgttgttgttgtggggTCGAACAGCGATGTTGGACCAATTTCAATAGGTTGCCCTATTATTGAGACTACTCTTTGCAATTTGCAAATGTTGCATGCAGCGCCCAACTGGCAACAGATACATCACTGTCACCCACAAAACTTTGATATATACTTCAAATAAATTTAGAGAAACTGGAATACTGTACTGTCTTATATAACTTATATAATATCTTAGCCACTGAATTATGAAGCCATCTTTCAAACTGTTAGAAGTATAAATGGATGGCTAAGATAATGAAGTCATCTTTCAACCGCTTCTTTGTGATTAACGTATTCTTCTTGTACACATTTTATAATTAGATCGTCCATTTAACAATAATTAGtgtttctctaaaaaaaaaaaaaaaaaaatgaaactaaaaCTACATTAAtgaaccctctttgtcaaccaaaaaagggtgaaaatgtatctttattttttattacaacaaaaatgttaaagacagtaacgtaatttcacaaaacaaaattttattgttttttttttttttttttaactttaacaaccaaagtaaaaaaaatcacaCATTTTATGTGTGGGCATATACTAGTATATATTGAACAAATTGACCGTTTTAATTAGTAATAATTAACATCCTCATGAACCGACAGCATTTATTTGACACACATATATCTTATTATTTCCAATTTGATTGATTTGTTGCACAAATGATATTTTAACAATgatattaagaaaataaatagttttgattatgaaattttgtATAATTCAAGTACACTAAAATGGATGTGGTTCAATATTCTAATGAATAGCATGTTAAATGTTAATGCAAGTATGTTTCAAAAAGTGAAAGGGACCCAGTCGGCTGTATGATCCAACATTTGTACTGTATGAGTTGAAGGCTGCGAAACATCAATTCACCGCCTTAAATGGTGGGGTTTTAGCCTTTGAGGATGCCAATAACCTTGTCTCGCATTAAGGTTAGAGTCAATAGACATCCAATTGCAAAGATAGGTTCTGGCCacaaattaaacaagaaaagGCTTCCATTTGCTTAGGTAGGGGCTCTTGAGAACTAATAGAATCTAGGGTGTGGCTAGGTTTGATTGTATCTGGTTGGGCTGTCGCTGTTGCTGTTTCTGTTTACCCTCGATGTCATGCAAGTGCAAcactcaattttcacaaaaCCCATTTCACCTtgcaaactaaaatgctattcTTGTCAAAAGTTCCCTGCTCATAAACCATGCTGAATGAGTGGTCAGAATGGCGTTGTTAAGATAAAAGTTAACGAAATAGTAATGCGCATATGATGATCATCAGGAGTTGAAAGGAGGAAAAAAGAGATTAAAGCGATGGTCTGTCGCCTTTGAAGGGATATTTAACAAACTTCTATTTTTAGAATGTCAGTTTCACATATTTAGGAcagcaattttcttttataagaAGACGTGCACTTAATCAAGTTAGAGCAGTTTTCTTTCTCTACTCAAATTTGAATACGTAGTTAAGATGAATTTCACATAGAATATCATTCGTATATACTAAAATGTAAGAAATGGGTAATGATAGTTGAAGATCGTTAATATTGTGAGGAATAATTATGGGAAATATTACAAAAGTGAGGTACATTGAATGAATGTAGCTAACATTACGATCACATATACAACCTCAGACATACGTAATACACTATTCAACCAAAGTACTATGAATATGGTGGACCACGACATACATGGTGATGCTCTTAACGATGAAGCATATGCAAATATGCAATAATGTGTAGGacatgcaaaacaaaacaattttggatttgggttagACTATTCGGTTAAAACCTCACTTGTTCCGGTGCTATTTGGACAGGTAAATTGCCACTACCAATTTGCAATCTGTATTGGcatgtttgataatcattttagtttccgattttaaatttttatagttatttttcttttaattgaaAATTCGTTTGATACTTGTtttcaaaatgaaaattgaaattcaaaatcaagttaaattttgaaaactaaaaaaattaattttttttctttcatttttttaaaataaaaaataaacaaaataactaTTAAACGaattaataaaatcatgcaTATATAGTACTTAGTCTTGCATTATCATTTTGCATTGACCTCAATGCGATGAGAGAATATTATCTCTCATTTCTTGTCATCACGATTCCGAAAAGACCGGCACCGGCCGACGTCTAAATTCTAACTTAGAAATATGAGTAAGTCGAAATTAGGGCATTTGAGTATAATTAAGTTGACTAGAATAATGTTTTTCAATTCAGCACTtaagttcatatatatattgtgacatcccacatcacctaggggagtgatccttatatgtatattctcatccttacctagcacgaggtcttttgggagctaactggcttcgagttccgtaggaactctgaagttgagcgagaagggggctagagcaatctcatgatgggtgacccactggaagttgctcgtgagttcccaacaacaaaaccgtgagggaatggtaagcccaaggcggacaatattgtgctacggtgatggagcgggcccggaaagtgattcgtcccggggcgggatgtgacaatatggtatcagagcctaaccctggtcgcgtgtgtgctgatgaggacgtcgggcccctaaggggggtggattgtgacatcccacatcacccaggggagtgatccttatatgtatattttcatccctacctagcacgaggccttttgggagctaactggtttcgggttccgtacgaactccgaagttaagcgagaatggggctagagGAATCTCATGATgtgtgacccactaggaagttgctcatgagttcccaaaaacaaaaccgtgagggaatggtaagcccaaagcggacaatatcgtgctacggtggtggaacgggcccggaaagtgatccgcTTCGAACCGGAAtgtgatatatatttttttagtttaaattaataagaatgtcgcttaaataaataaaataaataaataaataaaacatgagTCCTAACTAAGTCATGGCTAGCTATAGCTAATTTCATAAGCTCATATACTTACCAATAGTTCAACATAAAACCATCGCACAAATACATGACATAATGTGCAAGATAAAAtcatcatacatatatattgtcAAGCATCCACATCATCAAAGGCTTGCACCaccagaaaaacaaagaaaaaagaaaaaaaaaaggctataTATGTTTTCTGCCTGCCTAGGGTTCTAGGAATTGAAGTCATGATCTCAACCATTCGTCAAAAGCAATAATAATTGTCCCATGACAAGAATTCAATGCGAATATATGAGTCAAATGATACATTATATTCTTTGACGCACATGGAAACCTGATAGTCGAATCAATTATAATGTACAAGTTATCATGTATACATCCATATATACGTAACGTCCATGGCTTCTCCCATGGTTTCTGTGGTTAAGCTAAAATTTAACAATATGTTTTTTACGATTGATTATGTGAATTTTACAAAGTAATATCGTTTAAATTTTATATGTGGggttgtcacttagtactacggtctagtaataTTCCTCTTCTCTTGTAAGTAAGTGATCTTAcgtttgattctcaccaaagtcGATTTGAACCTAGCCTAATATGAAGTTTATCTCACTCTCACACAATAATAttgattgttaaaaaaaaaaaaaaaaaaaaaaagtttatataTGGGGTTCGCATGCAAGATGCAACCATGACCTTATAAAATGGATGGTTGAGCTGATATATATAAAGATATGGActtattttggttttctttaagaaaagaaaaataaaagagaagggGTATCTTTTAAAGAATACTAACGGAAAATGTTTTTGGTTCAACCTAAAAGTGTAAACTAATGTTTGGGATAAAACTCTTCTTTTGgtttctcccaaaaaaaaaaaaaaaaaaaaaaaaaaaaaaaaaactcttcttttGGAGGTCCATCAGGCCTTCCTTTTTTATTGTACCTAAATTGATTGCCTTAGGTGCTTTTCTCtttaatgaaatatttttctaaaaaaaaaaaaatgtaaactaatctttttttttttttttttttgagcaaacGTTTTTATCTACACAAAGGGAAGGGGTAGACAAagtctcataatgagctagcaataatgtggttcaaattcacctttgacgagaatcgaacctaagatctctcacttataagtaaagagggAATACTACTAGATTATAGTACTAAGTAACAAAAATGTAAACTAATCTaagaaaagcacttgaagtctTTTTCACAAGAAGCAACTAACTGGCGATTCTTGTAGGAAGTACTTTAAGTGGATTGAAactgaaaaatattttctcaaaCAAGCTCATAGTTTTGTGAACTTTTGTTCTATCCCCTTCTCAAATCTtaccttgtttttcttttcattctttcttttttataattccattaacaaacaataaaaattcgTAAACCtatagaaaattaaaagaaacggtatatataaaaaatttaaggaGAGCTGCTATTGACATTTTAAAGAAGTTGACATTACTCTTGCTtagtacaaaaaataaagttaataTAATTTGGAGCACTTACAATTATTCTCCCCTACAAAGTCCGTACACGAGTGTAACTCGAAATGAAGTGGGGAATACTGTATGGAATCATTACCTTATACCCTCCCTGTAAAATTTGGCAACCAAATGTTAAGACGAAAATGAGGCAATCAGTTCTATCCTTTTCCACcctctgttttctttttcttcctctccttctcCACTCTGAAGGCCATAAACTAGCAATTGAAAATTTACATGTAAGTGGACATATAGTGCGATGAGGTGTGCTatcacacacctttttttacttctcacatatcattttaattttcgaccgttaaatcggataaattgaagaaaatcaaaaaataaaaattaacaagaggtatgcgagaagtaaaaagaagtgTGCTATTAGTGCGATGTGTGAAATTCTTCTAATATGTCTTTTACTGAACCGGCCTAGTGGGTCTGAACATACTCTTGAGATAGTTGTGTAGACTAATTAGCGCCATTAGGCATATTAATTTAAGAAATTAAGGTCTAAGGTTCGATTTTCATAAGTTCGTGATGTTCCACTGGTATCACTTCAAATTTAGGCGCTGCAAAACTCCAATTCCTGGTCTTGAAAGCCATTCATGAAGATTTCAAAGGGTTGAGAGGGCAAAACTCCTTATTAAGATCttgattaattaaaattttcattttgcattagTGAATAATATGCACAATTCCTGAATAAGGATTAAGGAAAATTAGGACCACATCCCAAAAATATCAAAGAGATGGGGGCACAAGTCAATTAGGGTATGCTATCCAtacatttctttttacttttcacacacctctTATTAATTATAtcatttaatcttcttcaattcattcgatccggccgccaaaaattaaaaaagtatgagaaaaataaaaataaatgtgtgtgtAGCACATCCATTCAATTAAAACTTAGACTTCAAGGGATAAGGCACcgatttattaattttcttggTGAGTACAAACGTGTTTCCCATGTTGGGAAAAAGGGCCacatatttttttcatgtaGAAGCTATAGTGGGGACGGGAGAACCAAACTTTTGAGTGCAAAGGTGAATACTTTTAGTCACACTTGAGTTACAAgtctttttctaaaaaaaaaaaaaaaaaaaaaaaaaaaagactacaatagttttttaaaaaagttagagtttaactataaaatcaattggcaatatgatgagtaactcaattacttataagcacatgtaaggtcattcctcccatcaatgtgagattcattctcaacatgctTCCTCACGTGTTGCGAATTTTCAAGGCTAACACTTGGACAATACAAATTAGGTGATGTGAAGCACGTGTGGTCGCTAGGTTTCACACATAacttgctttgataccatgaagaaagttaggattccactataaaatcaattggtaatatgggaAGTAGTGCAATTATATAGAAGCACATGCAAAATCCCTCATTCTATTTATATGAAATTCATTATCAACAATTTCGATGTTCCTTAACTACATACTTTACTCAATAGGGAATTTATAGACTACTTCAAGCACGAGCTACTAGAATTAATTTGGCTAGTGTATGAACTAGTTGGGTGTTTATAAAATTAGCTGGGTATTTTGTATTAGTAGTTGTACCTAATTAAGCAGCGCCTTGGATCCTTGTGTATCATCCTGTTACCATCAAAGCAATGCATATATCAACAATATCATCTCACAGCATAAACGCTCTCACTTCAAGACTCGAACTCCCACTTGGTTTTGATGACGTGGCATTACAGTTACAATACACCTTCTAGGgctataaaataagatttaccACTTCCCCTTCTTGTATAGTATATTGTTTCAGCTATATTTTTGGCTAGCTAAGCTAAGCTCTTATAGCCATATAGTTATTCCTTCAGTTATCACTCTCATCAAACTCTCTGATGGAAGCCAAAGCTGCTGGTTACACCCGAGACGGCACGGTCGATCTCCAGGGACGCCCTGTTCATGCCTCCAAGACTGGAAAATGGAAAGCTTGTTCTTTCCTTGTTGGTAATTTATCATAACAATTTCATGCttaatttatacaaaaatagcatttattaatttgttactCCCAAATCTTAAATAAGTTTGTTACGTGCAATCTTTCAGGATACGAAGCATTTGAGAGGATGGCGTTCTACGGAATAGCTTCCAATTTGGTGAATTACTTGACCACCCAACTTCATGAAGACACAGTTTCTTCAGTCAGGAATGTCAATAATTGGTCTGGAGCAATATGGATGACACCGATTCTTGGGGCTTACTTAGCCGACTCTTACTTGGGTCGTTTCTGGACTTTCACTTTCTCCTCCCTCATTTACGTCATGGTAAATTCATATTAATACTTATCTACTTTAAGAAAGTTTATTCTGCATGTGGTCGTTTTAATCCAGTAGTTACGGTACCGAATTCGACCTCCCATCCTTTAAGTAATTTAGATTAGAATTATCACttgtaacaaaataaataaaaattattttgatctaagaaatttcaacattttatattctgcTTCAATAAATTTGTTTCTTGACTATGGTTAAGGTGACGACTGTTCCACAAACTTTAGAGTTACGTTAAGAAGACTACACGATCTTTCTAAATCATATTTTATTAAGGCTAataagatttcttcttttcccttGTGGGACCGATACATGGCTCATTTGATTACTAATCTCATTTCTCAACATCCTAATGATTTGCATTaacctcatatatatatatatatatatatgataaacTATAAAAATACAGATAATATATGTGGAGATAATATTCTGTTTTATTAATGCTTCCAACATTGGTGGAAACTGTACTATTAACCGACAGAAAAAGGATATGAAATTATTTGTATTCATCAGTAAAAACACCAAACTTGGTACCTCGATGGCTTAAAGACGACAACCAACATGTAAAACAATATTAATTTGTAGAATTATTTGAACACAGGGAATGATGCTTCTGACAATGGCTGTTTCACTCAAAAGCTTCAAACCAGGCTGCACCAATGGCGTTTGCAACAAGGCCTCCACTTCACAGATTGCATTCTTCTACATTTCTCTCTACACCATAGCAATAGGTTCTGGAGGGACAAAACCCAACATATCCACCTTTGGGGCAGACCAATTTGACGATTTTGACCCCTATGAGAAACAGCTCAAGGCCTCATTTTTCAACTGGTGGATGTTCAGCTCTTTCTTGGGTGCCCTGGTTGCAACTCTTGGCCTTGTTTATATTCAGGAAAACTTGGGGTGGGGGTTAGGGTATGGCATCCCCACAGTCGGTCTCGTGTTATCCTTGTTCATCTTTTATTTTGGAACCCCAATATATAGGCACAAAGTTAGTAAGACCAAAAGCCCTGCAAGAGAGTTCATTCAAGTTCCCATTGCTGCCCATAAAAATAGAAATCTTCAGCTCCCTAGCAACCCATCTGAGCTTCATGAGTTTGAACCACAATATTATGTTAATAGTGGAAAACGCCAGATGTACCACACTCCAATTTTTAGGTAAGCTATCTAATCAATACTATTATTATCAGTTCATAATTACTTATGGGACGCGGGATGCAATttcgttttgattttttttttccacttttattttttatttttttgaaaaaaaggtTAGAAACTGAAAACTTGTTTGATAATCAATTTTAGTTTGTGAAAAAACTAAAGTTGATTTCAAAATCaagctaaattttgaaaactcacaaAATTAGCTTTcagttttcccttttttttttttttaataaataaaactaaaatctaAAGACTAAAATACTCATAGAACGGGTCCTAATTTAATGCTTTAATTGCAAATTGTGAAGTAATTGTAGCTTGGGAAAAAAAGTTACCCTTTTTCCATCTGGTATGGAATATTCTAAGGACATATATATCAATTAGATTCAGACCCCATATCGATTCTGTAGCCTTTCCTACAAGTTTAAAGATCTGCATTGATGGAATGAACAAACGTGAAGGGGGGACCGGCCGCCTCCAATTTTATGTGCATATATAACTTGGTGGTTTTCTGTGACATTTTTCTAGCCGTTCCTTCTAATAAATTTTCCCATGTACACTGTTCATAACACTACTTTTGTGGTATCTTTCTTCGAATGGTCACAATCTCTCCTAGTCAAGTTGTTTGATGTACGGAATGGCATCATGGTATCCACCAATAATTGTCTCAAAGACTTAAACCCGAACAAAACCTCACAACTCCTCTCATTAGCATTTGGGACAAGAAAtatctagaaaaaaaaatttatgtaagATAGTTTGATATATTATGTTATTAATTGGACGAATTAATTCTTGTTTGAATAGGTTTTTGGACAAGGCTGCGGTAAAAGATGACGACAACACAGACGTCTCAGTTAGGGCACCATGCACTGTGACTCAGGTTGAAGGAACAAAGCTTGTTGTAGGAATGGCCATGATATGGCTTGTCACACTAATTCCTAGCACCATTTGGGCACAAA contains the following coding sequences:
- the LOC137735107 gene encoding protein NRT1/ PTR FAMILY 5.1-like translates to MEAKAAGYTRDGTVDLQGRPVHASKTGKWKACSFLVGYEAFERMAFYGIASNLVNYLTTQLHEDTVSSVRNVNNWSGAIWMTPILGAYLADSYLGRFWTFTFSSLIYVMGMMLLTMAVSLKSFKPGCTNGVCNKASTSQIAFFYISLYTIAIGSGGTKPNISTFGADQFDDFDPYEKQLKASFFNWWMFSSFLGALVATLGLVYIQENLGWGLGYGIPTVGLVLSLFIFYFGTPIYRHKVSKTKSPAREFIQVPIAAHKNRNLQLPSNPSELHEFEPQYYVNSGKRQMYHTPIFRFLDKAAVKDDDNTDVSVRAPCTVTQVEGTKLVVGMAMIWLVTLIPSTIWAQINTLFVKQGTTLDRSLGGNFRIPAASLGSFVTLSMLLSVPLYDRYFVPLVRARTKNPRGITLLQRLGIGFVIQVIAIAVAYAVEVRRMCVIRVHHVNGPKEIVPMSIFWLLPQYVLLGIADVFNAIGLLEFFYDQSPEDMQSLGTTFFTSGIGVGNFLNSFLVTMVDKITRRNGGKSWIANNLNDCHLDYYYGFLMVISILNLGAFLWASCKYIYKRESMEVEEGCVLKMVEGTAIPTPPLGLQV